CAGCTCTGTTGGTTAAGAGTGGCAGAACTGTAGGTTCCCATTTTGTTTGATATTCCTACCCTGGTTATTCCTTTGCAGGTGGGGCTACAGACCCTGTTCTGTATGAGCCACATTGCTGCTGGTTTTTGAACTTCTTTCTATCTTGGTATGCCACTTAGGGATTCCTTACTCAGGAATGCCATCCTTGTATGCAAATTCCCTTCTTAGTCATCTATGATGTGAAACTCTGTAATGGGGGGGATGGGACAAAACTGCCATTTTACACCTGTTTCCATTGCATTGCCTTGACATGGTTCTATTGGAGCCCCAGTTTGGGTCTGGGACCTCCTTTTGCCCTAGTACACAGTTTTTCCCTTGGTGCTAGATTAGAGTACTGCTGGCCTGGCCTTATCCCCACTGTCAAGAGATCCTGTTGTCTGTTTCCCTTTGCCAAGGTGGACTGGACAGATGACTCACTAtaactttttctagtttttgccatcaggatttggtctggtgcattttctagatctgttaaGAGGAGTTTTGTGGAGAGCAGTCCTGTGACACTGGTTTCTacaactctgccatcttggctttgcttcTTAGTGAGCTTCTGGGTCACCAGGAACAAAGTTCTGCAGACTTCAGGTACTCCTGGAGTATCTTTGGTCAGAAAATTGGCAGGCTTCCAGCCTACTGATCTGTGTTTACACTGCTTTCCCTAACAGAGTCCCTTTCCCagtaggggcagctaagtggtgcagtggatagagcagcagtgcaggagaacctgagttcaaatctcacctcagacacttggcactcactagctgtatgacttgggcaagtcacttaaccccaattgcctcatcctggatcatctccagtcatcctgatgactatctggtcactggattcagatggctctggaggagaagtgaggctggtgacctgcacagccctccgtcactcaaaaaaacaaagtcaagtgcaagtcatgtcattatttctctgatggcatggtcttcttcagcatcgAAGGACAAATATACCCTTTCCCTTTGCCCACAGGGTTTTGATTGAGTTTTTGTTCTGGACAAAGGCACTTCCTATGTTTCTTTTCGGATTTCTTGATTATTACTCAGTCTGGGACCCATTTTAAATGTTTACTAGATTAATATGTAGGACAGATGAGCTTCTTTGTGACCTTCCATGTTGCCATCTTAGTTGGAAGTCTACAAAATTTTGATGAGTTGTATCTTGAATGAACCCAATATTTTTTGATGAACCctctggtacaatggaaagaatgcctGATTTCTAGTCAGAAAACcaggttcaaatcttaactcttGCACTTTTTTCATGTACAgctttgggcaaataacttaacagCCTTACGCCtatttcctcacttgcaaaatgaaggggtctGGAATAGATAACTTCTTAGTTTCCTTCCCACTCTGAATTTATTGTCTATTGATAGTTTTAAGATATCGTTCTTATTGACTTATAGGAGAGGAACTGAGGGAATACTAAAGCAAGGGGATGAAGTCATTGTGATGTCCTCCAGATCTGTAGAACATTAGAGCTGAAAGCCCCTTGGAGATTGTCCCAGTTCCTTCATCTTACAGTGAAAGAAACTGGAGCAGAGATTGTTTGACTTTCCAAAGTCATAGATAGCTATCAGGTTTCCTGGGACTAGGATCCAGGTCTTCTTAGTACTAGTGGTGTTTTGCTGCTTTCTTCATTAGCACCTAATAATAATGCCTAGTAAAATACCTGAAAAAGCAATTAAAGAGCACTTAACtagaattattaaatatttctttgttcaTTTGGCAAGATCATTTCTAGCTAATTCTGTGTTTTTCTCTACCAGGCTTTTCTTACCTTGGGAGTATTTGGAGAAGCCAGGTATGTATATGCAGGTAGAGATCCGAACTGGCTCCCTTCTCCATCTGAAGAGGTCTCCTGGTATCCGATCCTGGTCTCTTCTTGTAGGTAAGCCGAGAATATCTGGCTCTGAAATGGAAatgcctttctcttcttctttcaccTATTTTCCTTTTCACTACTCACACTTGCCCTCACAAATGGGAAGGAGTTATTTGTTCAAAGCTTCCTAGCTTCTATTCGTAAGCTCTATATGAGGAGGAAACAGAACCATCTGATATTAATCTTCTGGTGGGTAACTAGAGACAATCTGGGGCATTAGTTTTAACCAAATTTTTTTCTCGTTTCAGGGATCTTGTCTATTGGCTTGGCAGCTGCATACTACAGTGGAGGTACAGTAGCCATGTTGCTGCTTGTTAAGGATTTCTTTTCCTTGGGGTTTTTTACTTTGtaccttctttatttttcactgAGGTTCTTCTcgcatttttatctttatctgtGCTGACCTCTTCTGAAGCTTCTTCGTTTCCCTAAGGTTGGATTGATAATCAGATCATTAGTTCActcaacaagtttttattgagCACCTTCTGGGCAGGCTTCCCCAGTTCCTGACTTAAGTTGTTGTGTTTCTGCCATGTCAAACTCAAGTGGAAATGGAGGTCATTAATCTGTACATGAGGATCCATACAGGCTACAAagtgacttagttttaaaatgtaatattatctggttttatgtttttatttgttttgctaaatatttcctatttacattttaatcttttatCACACCTGGGAGTGTTGTGGACTTGTGAACCTGTGGGTTACGTATTTGTCACTTCTGTTGTACATCATCAAGAATGTGACTAACTTAGCTCACCATcactgtattttgtttttcattaataATTGTGTGACATCCACTGGTATGGGGATGTTTAAAGATGAATTTTAATTTATCCAGGAGGGATTTAATGAATTTGTGtgttttaatgtcttttttcccctctctttgacCTACATTAGAATTAGGATTAGACACCTAGTGTTCTTTTTCTGGCTGGAAACTGGCCTACATGTGATATAACTCTATttgaatctcttctttctttggaaTTATCCAGATATTTCCACAAGGAACCTGAGTCGCAGACTGTAAGGGCATTTCtgctcataaaatcatagattcttagagacagaagagaccttagatatcatctattAAAACCAGTTTATCCTACACAGAAAGCAATAAGACCTAGAGAGGGGAATTGACTTGCCTAGTATTACACATTAGCAGTACCAGGTTCAAGGTCTTGTCCTTTGGTAGATTGTTTTTTGTACCCTACCATATACCCAAACATAAAACTGGCTGTGTGTGAGACTTAAATAATTACaaatttttcctttggttttaagTAACAAGTTGAGTGCTTTAGGTTCCAGGATTCTTAGAAATCCTCTAAGTTCATCCAGATATTGAAAGGAAGTTACTTAGATGTGCCCTGTGTTATCTCCAGTATACAAAGTAGCTTGTCTTCAGGCCATGCTCTGAGTTGGTTAGGAATAGGACGTTATTCTTTAAGATTCAAGGAGAATTTttgctccttccctcttctctcctttcccccattgaGTGTAATTGCTACTGCTGTTTAGGAAGATAGTATAGTGGTAACCGCCCCATGGAGTGGGTGAGAGGAAACTTTTCTGCCTTTCTGACCTTGTTTGCTTTCAGTTCATTGTTTTGGCTTCTCCTTTTTGCCATTTATAGCTATTTACTCTGGGTATTTGCTTTCTAGATAATCTAGGCTGGAAATTCTTCTATGTCACAGGGTGTCTATTTGTGGCGGTGCAGAACTTAGAGGACTGGGAGGTAAGGGCTAAAGTAAACAGAGCTTTATGAAAGAATTGGGTGGGAGGCTCCCCAGAGCAGGAGAAAGGCCAAGTGCTCTGTGTGGTTTAAGGGTTGGAAGGTCATTATTGCCTGAGGGACATCATAGAAGATTTCATGAAATAGATGGTGTTTGAGTTGGGCATTTTAAAAGTTGAGTAGAAATTTAGCAgatgaagaggggaagggagagcagtTCAGGACAGAGACGCAGAATATAACAGTGGAGTGAGCCTTAGGGAACTAGGGGGTAGCCTAGTTTGGCTAGAGCACAGTCTGTGAGGAAATATGCTTGAGGATCTTGTAACTTCTTAAAAATCCTCCTTCATCATTGTTACTGTTTTGAGTGGCACTTAGGATTAAAGGATGCCCATTAACAAATCTGGGGCTGTGAGAATGTGTGTTGTGCTGTTGCACAACTTTTGCTCTAACCTAATAATAGGTTTCGATAATGATCACACTGTGTGCCCAGAGACATTTTTTCCATGTCTCAAGGAAAGATGCTCCTTTTGAGATATCAGGACATGATGTCTCCTAGCACCACCAGTCAACTTCTGATGATTTACCTCAAAGTTCTTTTTACTTGTGTTAGAGGATGAGCTTGCCTTCTTCCTAAGAGAAGGGTGGATGAAGTATTAAGAAAGAGCTAGGGCAAGGGCTGAATATTCTCTCCCAAATCATTAAACCTATCTGGTGGTTTGAGAGCTGCGGTTCTGTCCTTCTCTGCTGAAATCCACATTGCTCTCTGATAACCCTGGTAGTTTCTGTTGTTTTTGCAACAAGGATGATTATGCTGGCTTTGGCTGCTTTCTCAGTCCCCAAATTAAGACTTGTAGGAGAATGTTTGATTCTCTTAAGTCGAGGTGTTGGGATTTTATCTGGGGTGGgtggatgaaaaatatttttcaagttcTTTTCCTTATTATTTCCCTCTGaggaatttgtttgtttttaggatGGAACATAATATCTGACACCAGGGAATTTGCAGTGAAGTTGAAGGATTAGGGAGATAGTATCAGACTGGGAACTGTTAATCATCATCATTAAGTAGTAGGGGAGAGTGCTGAACTCAAGACCTTGTGTGgtgatcttttgctgtttttctagGAAGCCCTGTTTGACAAGACTACTGGGAAAGTAATTTTGAAAACATTCAATCTCTATAAGAAAATACTGACAGCTTCTAGAACCTCCCATGAACAAGGTAACGGTTGTGTTACATATACTTGGTTAAGTATTAAGTATTGGAGTGGGATACAAAAGGGCCACTTTTGTTTATTAAAGAGTCTTTTGTCTTGGCTAATCTAgttttcaaattccagttttattGAACAAGGTGAATGGAAGTCTGTAGGCTCATAGATTGGGAAGAAATTCATCTAGTATTTCCCCCTTCTTTTAGAGGTGAGGGACCTATGACTCCAAAAAGTCAGgcatttgtccaaagtcatgtaaGGAGTAAGTGGCAGAAAggagattcaaacctagatcttgtGACTCCAAATATGCTTTTTCTACTGCACCACATGGCCTTCCATGTTCTTAGATATTATGATTTAGTCTATGAAAACAAGATCTGAAAACTATTCTTTTGCAGCCATATAAGTTTTCTAAACCCAGTTTGGCCATTATTGTCTCTTTTACTTTTAGGAGCAAATTGTAATAGCACTGAAACTGCTTGGATATTATTAATCCTGCAGTTAAGAATGAAACGTTTGAAGATAATGGAGAATATTAACCCTGCTGTCAggagttatcttttttttccccctgttctaTAGAGACCATGATGGCTCTCAGACACCTGGCTTTAAATATTCTCTAGATAAGTATCTGATGCCATGTTAAGCTCATTTTTCCTTGTAAAACAGAAAACTGTTGCCATGGGGGCATCAGGACCTGGAGGACACTTAATGGCATGTGAAAGCATCCTTTGGGAAACCTAATATCTATCAAGAATTTAGAGACagggggatgagagaagagatCATGTGGTCCAGCTAGCTTAGTATCTATCTCCTTTGAGTTCTATAAATTTAAAGAGCAAATGAGAAAGGGGTTCTGGTCTTATAATTTGCAGTCACATGATATAAAAGAAACTCTGAGCCTTGCTATAACTGTCCTTTGCCCAGGGAATGTCCTGGTTCCTGATTGTATGTCTCTTTACATGTTGACTCTGTTTTGGAATCCAGTTTTTTGCTGACTCACCATAATAGTTGTTCACTATTGTTCACTATAAGATAACTTCAAGCAGTTTAGTTACACGGTGTACACTAAATTCCCTAGCTTagactcctttccttctttgtattcatcTAATGAGGCCGAGCTTAGATAATCATGAACACATAAAAAGTAATCAGGTCCATTGACTACTCTTAGAGGCCttatctaaccctctcattttacagatgaataaagagtcacagaggggttaagtgacttccccaaggttatAGACTtgtaatttgaacccaggtcctttgactccaaatgtgatgttctttctattatatcacACTGTAACTCAAGGAAGAAGCTgatacaaatgaaacaaataaaaaggcTCTTTAACCAGTACGTTGGAAACCGAAACCAGATTTGTCCTCTGAAAGAATAGTTCAGTTATGATCAGATGGTTTCTAGGGAGGATGTTGCTTTGTCCTGTAATACTATTGTTTTGACTCCATGTTTGGGAGAATATGAAGCAGAATCCTCTGACACATTGGCATGAAAACACTACATATTATTTAATAGATTAAGAAACAAAGGTTGGTAAATATTTCCTGTTGTTCCTGGGTACATTCCAATGAGTGAATTTCTTCAAACCACAGAATCTCATCACATTATtgttgaaaggaactttagagatcagaTAATCCAACCTTCTCACTCATTGTTGAAGACgctgaggtccagggaggggaaatgacttatatAAGGCTTTCTGTCAAGCTTGTGCAGAGACAGGAGTGGGATTCAGTCCTGCTGATTCTCTTGTGTTGAGTGAAATATGTTTACGTGGAATTTATGAAAGCTTCAGTTCCGAGCTCATGTGTTTGAGGCTTGGGATAGGATCCATAGCCTTTATCATTGCCATTATCATTCTGTGGTATCGTCTGAGATTTCTTACATAGCCATTAACTGTTCTTATCTTTTCAGTGGTGGTTGGACTGAATGATATTCAGGATGTGAATGTCATAGAGGAGAAAGTTCGATATTTTGGGAAGGGCTATACAGTGGTACTTCGGTTTGCAACAGGCTTTTCCCATCCTCTTACCCAAAGTGCAGTGATGGGTCATCGGAGGTAAGTCAACAGTGTCTTGAGAATGGGGTGTGTCTAGGGGCAAGTGGTACACTTTACCCCCACTGTGACATTTAGGTTATATATTTGTCTATAGCAGCTTAGACCCTGTTTTATTTTAGATCCTCTTTCAAGTTACTGATAAATGTGTTCCTGTTTGGAACACATCCTAGGATCGTAgggtttagagttgaaaggaactttagacaCCATTTGGTTTCAAACCTCTAATTTTACATATTGTAAATAATTGAAGGTCCATAGAGAGAAAGTGACTTCGGTGTGAAGGTCCCACAATAAATAACTGAATTAACATTCGAATCTAGATTCTTTGACCCCAAATATGATGCTCTTTTAAATATACCACACTGTCTTGTTTAAAGTCATGATTGCTGATAATACTTAGATTTTCTGGCTGCccctaaataaatttttttttgctttgtaattCATTGCAGTGGGTGTGCCTTTTGGATCCCACCTGGGATAGACTTGGGGCTTGCCATTAGGTGACTTCTTATTACTACTTGAGTCCCTGAGGAGTAGGATGAAAACAAGGACAGCTGTTACCATTTTACATTCTGCAGAAACCGAAGGCCAAGCAGTAGAGACATCTGGATCAAGTAGATCAAAATTGGCCTCAGCACTATCTGGTTAGACATGCACTCTTTCATTTGGGTAAAGAAATTGGGAATGAAGTGCTTAAGCATTGGCTTTGTATAAGAGCCAATGGCTTGGCACTGCCTATAGTAACAGAAACCTGCATTTCATGATGGAGCCTTAGTGAAACTGTGTTGGAAGCTAAATTAGAGTGTGGTTATGCAATCAACTCTAAAGCTGTCATCTTCCTGGGTAAATTCAAGTCAAATATGGTTTTTATGTTCCCTCAAACAACCTTTTGACTCTTTAGGGCCTCTGTTTAGTTGGGCAATAAGGTGTTCTGGGTCAACAGAGATATTGAAAGTGACTTTATTCCACTTCATGATCCCTTTTTCATTACAAAGCTTTTATTCCTTTAGGTAGGTCCTAGCATTGACCTGTAGTGTTCCTAAAGTTGACACGCAGTGGAGTATTTGCTTCTAAACTCgtctaaaaaaggaagaaatcaataaGTAGTGGTACCTGATTTCTTTTGAGGTTTACTTTTGGCTATAACCTTGCTGTCACATAACTCATAGATTGAAAGAACCTTTTTATCTGAAAAATTTACTCTCTTAGAAGTTCAAAAGGCTTCATATCCAGTTAACTGAAGCACAGGTTAacagagtgacttgtccaaagtcacacagccagtagcaGAGCCATCAGCATTTCCAAGTTTGCATACTTCCTGAGGGTATTATTTGTGGTAATGTGAATCCTACACTTTGAGGCAAGGGGAAgtaagaaagaaagcagaatagAATGAAAGGGAGATGAGCTAATGGAGGGATTGGGGGAGAAGAATGAATCTGCTGCTTCAGTTTTCCTGGActgttatgtatgtgtgtaagggATTTGAGGATGGTCTTACATGCCTTAATATAACTtgaattcttccctttccttcttcccacttCTTATCTCAGTGATGTGGAAGTAATTGCCAAGCTTATCACCAACTTCCTGGAGCTGCACCAGCCAGAGAGCCCCAAAGACTTGTCCCAGAGCAGTGACACTGAGGCCAGTGATATGGATGACCCCAGGAAGCAGAACTAAGTTTGACAGGGCAGCCTGAGCCACTGAGTCTGGTTGCCCTATTCCTCCTGCAGCTTTTgttacttccttctttcctcccttcttccagaGCAGCTTGCTTGGCTCTATTGGGTTTGCACATTGATGTGGGTTGCTAGCAGAGGGGTTTATgttttgtttctgcttctctgACAAAGCTTCCAGCTCACCAGATTGGACCTTAAACTGTATGGCCATTTGTTGAGTTTGTCCCTTCCTTCTTATTTGTTGTGTAGTGTCACAGAACTTGAAGGGACCCTAGAGACTATCCAACCCTCTTTTACAAGGAGGaccctgaggctgagaaagggGAAGTGATTTTCGTTAGATCACACAGTTTAATAAATGGAAGAGCTGGGACATGCACCACGTCATACCATGTTGCCTTATGCCACTCTCTCAGGAGTGGGAGATTAGGTGGATATGTCTCCTCAGCCACTGGTCAGTTTTCCTCACCTGGGCGAGAAGGATCTTTTGAGAGTTTGCTTCAGAGATGAGAAACATGAAGAAATACAGAATGAAAGAAGGACTTGAGAAGAATGAGGTTTGGGGAGGAATGTGAATGCCAGCCATTTGGAGTTACTTCTGCTGAGCAGGAATTCCTAACCTGATGTCCATGGACCCTTGGATAGATTTCATGGTACATTTGAACTTAGATGGGGCAGAAAAACAATTACATATCTATTTTCATTagcctctaattgaaatttagtgtTTCTTTCcgttatgaatttaaaaaaaaacaccccgGTATTCTAAGAAGCAGTCCGTCCTGCGTAAGTCACCACACCGTCAATGAAGTCCATGACACAGAAATACTTAAGCACTGCTCTGGAAGCATCTGAATATGCTTAAAATCGCATCTACGAAAATTGCTGCCTCACTGTGGGATCGAGTGAGGCGGCTGGCACCTGGTcgttaaatatttaaatatttaattgctTCTATGGAATTTTAGGGAGCTGACAGCCCCAGCCCTTCGGGGAGGGGCTTGAAGCGGTTGTGTGCCATTGTTGGTCGGAGATTCTCTccttttaaatgttttgtctCTGGAAATCACGAAGCCTTATTCCAGCCTCTTCAGTGTTTCTCCCCAACTAGGGAGCACAACTGTGCAAGTGCTTAAATTAAAGGGTCTTATGAGAGGCCAAAAGTCCCAGCTTTATACCAGCCATAAATAATGAAACCCTGCAAATAAACAGGCCACCTGAGACATGAAATCTCTTTTTATACCTCCATCCCAGGTCTACTTCCCTAAAGAGGCTGAAGTGGGTTTGGGGTGGGTATACTTAGCAGCAGAGTGCACCTAACTGTAGAACTAGATATGTTTGGAGGATTACAAATAAACAAGGAAGTGTTCTGGAGATCTCAAGGTGTTTTCCTACTACCTTCATATTCTTAACAGCAGCTGCACTTTTCTAATCAGCCTGTCTTTCTTCTGTCTGAACCAAAGAGATGGAGCTTGCAGCATGTCTTCTAAGGGGCCTCCTTAGTG
The DNA window shown above is from Notamacropus eugenii isolate mMacEug1 chromosome 2, mMacEug1.pri_v2, whole genome shotgun sequence and carries:
- the CYBC1 gene encoding cytochrome b-245 chaperone 1; translation: MYMQVEIRTGSLLHLKRSPGIRSWSLLVGILSIGLAAAYYSGDNLGWKFFYVTGCLFVAVQNLEDWEEALFDKTTGKVILKTFNLYKKILTASRTSHEQVVVGLNDIQDVNVIEEKVRYFGKGYTVVLRFATGFSHPLTQSAVMGHRSDVEVIAKLITNFLELHQPESPKDLSQSSDTEASDMDDPRKQN